The Stackebrandtia nassauensis DSM 44728 genome includes the window GAGTGCGTCCGATGAGGAGCGTGTCGCGGTGCCGCTCGGTCAGCGATGCGGCGGCTTCGGCCGCGTGGGCGAGATTGTCGACGATGACGGCGGTGGCACGGTGCGCCACCAGCATCATCGCGGTGTCCATGATGTCCTGGCTGGTCGCGCCGTAGTGCACCCAGCCGCGAACCTCCAGCGGCACGGCTTCGGCGAGCGTGTTCACAAGCGGCACCACCGGAGATGCGGACGAAGCGTGTGCGAACACCGCACTGGTGACGCCCCCGGACCGGCAAGCCTCCCCGATGGCCTTGGCCGCCGCGACCGGAACGAGCTCCGCCTCGGCGAGCGCTTCGGCCAGCGCCCGCTCGGCGTCCAGCATGGCGCCCAACCAGCCGTCTGTCCCGCAAGCCTGGTCCACCCGAGGATCGCCGAACACAACGGCGAACGGATCGCTCGCGTCGACCGGCGGCGCGATGCTCGGCTCGCCCCACTCAGACGGCGAAGAAGACGGTCTCATGGTCACCTCGCAGCCGGATGTCGAATCGCAGCCCGTCCCCGTCCGGCACCGCGATCAACGTGACGGCCCGCTCCGGTTCCGGTAGGCCACACAGGACCGGGTCCGTGCCGTTGGCCTCGGACTCGTCGGGGAAGTACATCCGGGTCACCAAGTGCCGCAACAGCCCCCGCGCCAGCACCGTGACGTTCAGATGCGGGGCGTGCCGCTCCTCGCCGTCGGACACGGGGCCGGGTTTGACGGTGTGGACCGCATACCGTCCATTGTCATCGGTAGGGCAACGGGCAAACCAGCGGGCCGCCGACGTCTGGCAGCCACGCGGGTCGTCGGGGTGGTCGAAGCGCCCGTCCGGGTCGGCCTGCCAGGTCTCGATCAGCGCGTCGGGCACCGGTGCGCCCGCTCCGTCCAGGACGACACCGCGCACCGTGATCAGGCCGGGCGTGTCCGGCGGCGCCGCGTAGGGGCCGTCGGGCCACGGCAGCGCGAAGCCGAAGAACGGGCCGACGGTCTGCGATGGTGTCGTCATGCCGCATCATCCTCGAATATGGACGCCCGGGGCCCGCGCAGCACGATGTCGAAGCGGTAGCCGAGCGCTCGTTCGGGCACCGTGGCATCGAGGTCGAACGCCGCGATCATGCGCCGCCGCGCGGTTTCCGGTACCGAGGCGTAGACCGGGTCGGTGTCGAACAGCGGATCGCCGGGGAAGTACATCTGGGTCACCAGTCGCTGGGTGAACGCCTGCCCGAACAGCGAGAAGTGGATGTGCGCCGGACGCCAGGCGTTGTGGTGGTTCTTCCACGGGTAGCAGCCGGGTTTGACGGTGACGAAACGATAGTGGCCCTGGGCGTCGGTGAGGGTGCGTCCGGCGCCGGTGAAGTTCGGGTCGAGCGGCGCCGGGTGACGGTCCAGGTCGTGGCGGTACCGACCCGAGGCGTTGGCCTGCCACACCTCCACGAGCGTGTGCGGCACCGGGCGGCCGCTCGAGTCGAGCACTCGCCCGGACACGATGATGCGCTGTCCCAAGGGTTCTCCGGTGTGCCCGGTGGTCAGGTCGGCGTCGCCGGGGGCCACCGCGTCGGTCCCCAGCAGCGGGCCGGTGATCTCGGTGAGGGACTGCCGCAGCGGCACCAGCGGCCGCGACGGCGCCCGCAGCAGCGTGGACCGGTAGTCCGGCCACAGGTACGGCGGTTGGACGGCCGAGTCGTCTTCGTAGCGGGGGAGTGGGGTCATGATGCTGCCTTCGGGCTCGGTTTCAGGGCACGCAGCGCGGCCAGTTCCGCCTCGGACGGCGGTGGGGTGCGCGCCGGGTCTCGGGGCACCGACAACTCCCAGCCGCAGGCGGCTTTCGCCTGCTCCACCGTGACATCGGGGTGCAGCCGCGTCAACACCAGTTCGCTGGTCGCCGGGTCGGGCGCGTAGACGCCCAGGTCGGTGATGACGGTGGTGGGACCGGCGCCGCGCAGGCCGTGCCGTTGCCGAAAGCCCGGCCCGGTACCGAATCCCGCCGAGGTGACGAAGTCGACGCGGTCCACGAACGACCGCTTCGACTGTCGCAACACGACGATGGCCTCCTTGCTGGAGGCCGCGATCTCCGGCGCCCCACCGGCTCCGGGCAGCCGGACCGTCGGGCGCTGGTAGTCGGCGCCGATGACGGTGGTGTTGATGTTGCCGAACCGGTCGATCTGGGCCGCGCCGAGGAACCCGATGTCGATGCGTCCCGCCTGGAGCCAGTAGTTGAAGATCTCCGGGACGCTGACCACCGCGTCGGCGGTCTCGGCGAGGATACCGTCGCCTATGGACAGCGGCAGTCGGGCCGGTTTGGCGCCGATGGTCCCGGACTCGTAGATGAGCACCAGTTCGGGCGCGTGGGTGTGCCGGGCCAGGTTCGCCGCCGTGCTGGGCAGGCCGATGCCGACGAAGCAGGTCGCGCCGTCGGGCAGGGCCCGCGCCGCCGCGATCGTCATCATCTCCTCGGTCGTGTGGCTCATGGCCCCGCCTCGCTGCGCTCGGCGGACGCATTCGCGGCGCTACTGTGCTGTCTGGCTCGCTCGCTACGCTCGCTCGCTGGAGCCACCCCCAGCCGCTGCGACAGCCACGCGGTGAAGGCTTCCCGGTCCCGGGACACGGCGTCCCAGGCGAGGTAGTAGTCGTTGTCGCGCTCGTAGAAACCGTGCGCGTAGGACGGATGCGCGCCGCCCGGACAGTGCGCGACCGCCGTGACCACCCAGGACGGCAGCACGGTCGCGCCGGGCCGGGGCCGCAGCTCGTCGACGACCTCCTCGACCGTCACCAGGGACCGCCGCGCCGCCAGCACCGCTTCCTTCTGCACGCCGGTGATTCCCCACAGCTGCACGTTGCCGTCGCGGTCGGCGCGCTGCGCGTGCACGACGGTGACGTCGGGACGCAGCGCCGGGACCGCCGCGAGCGTCTCGCCCGTGAACGGACAGTCGATGGGCTTGATGGTGCCGGTGTGCCGGGCCAGGTCGGTGCCGGCGTAGCCGCGCAGCACCGCGAACGGCAGCCCCGAGGCCCCGGCGACGTAGCGGTTGGCCATGCCCGCGTGGCTGTGCTCCTCGATGTCCACAGCCGACGGCCAGCCGTTCTCGACCGCGTCGCGGAACCGGTGCAGTGAACCGACTCCGGGGTTGCCGCCCCAGGAGAACACGAGTCGCCGCGCGCACCCGGCGCCGATCAGCTGGTCGTACACGACATCGGGGGTCATTCGCACCAGCGTGAGGTCGCGACGGCGCTGCCGGATGATCTCGTGGCCCGCCGCGAACGGGATCAGGTGGGTGAAGCCCTCCAACGCGACGGTGTCACCGTCGGCGATCAGTTCGGCGACGGCTTCGGTGAGCGGAAGCAGCGCGGTCATGGGTTCCTTCTCGCGTTCGATACACGAACATCAATTCATATATCGGACGATACTTGCCCGATGTGGCTGCGGTCAACCGTTTCGAGGGCCTTGACTCGTCCACCAGGCGCCCCATAGTATCGAA containing:
- the pcaG gene encoding protocatechuate 3,4-dioxygenase subunit alpha, translating into MTTPSQTVGPFFGFALPWPDGPYAAPPDTPGLITVRGVVLDGAGAPVPDALIETWQADPDGRFDHPDDPRGCQTSAARWFARCPTDDNGRYAVHTVKPGPVSDGEERHAPHLNVTVLARGLLRHLVTRMYFPDESEANGTDPVLCGLPEPERAVTLIAVPDGDGLRFDIRLRGDHETVFFAV
- the pcaH gene encoding protocatechuate 3,4-dioxygenase subunit beta, whose amino-acid sequence is MTPLPRYEDDSAVQPPYLWPDYRSTLLRAPSRPLVPLRQSLTEITGPLLGTDAVAPGDADLTTGHTGEPLGQRIIVSGRVLDSSGRPVPHTLVEVWQANASGRYRHDLDRHPAPLDPNFTGAGRTLTDAQGHYRFVTVKPGCYPWKNHHNAWRPAHIHFSLFGQAFTQRLVTQMYFPGDPLFDTDPVYASVPETARRRMIAAFDLDATVPERALGYRFDIVLRGPRASIFEDDAA
- a CDS encoding CoA-transferase subunit beta, which produces MSHTTEEMMTIAAARALPDGATCFVGIGLPSTAANLARHTHAPELVLIYESGTIGAKPARLPLSIGDGILAETADAVVSVPEIFNYWLQAGRIDIGFLGAAQIDRFGNINTTVIGADYQRPTVRLPGAGGAPEIAASSKEAIVVLRQSKRSFVDRVDFVTSAGFGTGPGFRQRHGLRGAGPTTVITDLGVYAPDPATSELVLTRLHPDVTVEQAKAACGWELSVPRDPARTPPPSEAELAALRALKPSPKAAS
- a CDS encoding CoA transferase subunit A, translating into MTALLPLTEAVAELIADGDTVALEGFTHLIPFAAGHEIIRQRRRDLTLVRMTPDVVYDQLIGAGCARRLVFSWGGNPGVGSLHRFRDAVENGWPSAVDIEEHSHAGMANRYVAGASGLPFAVLRGYAGTDLARHTGTIKPIDCPFTGETLAAVPALRPDVTVVHAQRADRDGNVQLWGITGVQKEAVLAARRSLVTVEEVVDELRPRPGATVLPSWVVTAVAHCPGGAHPSYAHGFYERDNDYYLAWDAVSRDREAFTAWLSQRLGVAPASERSERARQHSSAANASAERSEAGP